Within Deltaproteobacteria bacterium, the genomic segment GACCGGGCGCCCGTATAAGAGAGGGGCGGCCCTGGGCATGAACCGGAATCTTTTTACGACGATTCCCTCAGCTAATTAAAGGAGCCTACAATGGGAAAAAAGCAAAAAGTTCTCATCATGAGATGCGACACGTACGACCCGGACAAAATTGCAGGTATCGTCAGAGAAGGGATGGAGGAACTGGACGCCAGGCCCACCGGCAAAATTCTTCTGAAACCGAATGTCGTTATCGCCGAACCGAAACGGTTTCCCAACGCCTTCACGAGGAAAGAGTTTCTGGACGGGACCCTTGCGGCCGTTAAGGCGGTGGCCGCCGATGCCGGTGAAATCGCCGTGGGGGAGCGGTCGGGCATCACCCTGCCGACGCGATGGACCTTTAAGAATGCGGGCTATCCCGAGGTCCTGAAAAAACACGGGGTCAAGGCCCATTACTTCGATGAGGCCCGGCAAGTCCCCGTAGAAATCGACGGACCCGCCGCGCTGAGAAAAACCCTGTTCGTTCCGAAGCCGGTAGCCGAGGCGGATTTTCTGATAAACCTCCCCAAGTTCAAGGCGCACCCCTGGTGCCGGCTGACACTGAGTTTGAAAAATTTTATCGGCATTCAGGACGACCGTCACCGGCTCGTGGATCACAATCTTTTCCTCGAACACAAGATAGCGGACCTGCAGTCGGTCATTCAGCCCAAATTTATTGCCGTGGATGCTATCGTCGCCGGGCAGAAAATGATGCTGACGCCGACCCCGTTCGATATGGGCGCCATTGTCATGGGGACCAATTCCTGTGCCGTCGATACGGTGGGCTGCCATATGGTGCATGTGAATCCCGAAGACCTGATCCATCTAAAGTATACTTCGGAAAGGGGGTTCGGGCCGATGCATCTGGATGAGATCGACGTTGCCGGGGATTTTCCGCTCGCATCCGTTCAGGAAAAAACAAAAAATTTCGAATTTTGCATGGAGCACATAGACAGCTATTTTCAAGACGGCGGCAATCTGCGTTGCACCGTGGGGGCATTCCCCGAAAAGCACTCCCCGGATTATTGCTGGGGAGGGTGCCCCGGCGCCCTCCAGGAGGCGATGCACATTTTCAGGGCTTACTATCCGGATGTAACCAGTCGCATGCAGAAAGTCCATTATGTCGTCGGCAGGGTGGAGGGGCCTCTGGATGTAAAGGAAGATGAGAGGGTTCTGTTTGTGGGCGACTGCACCAGCTGGGAGGGGAAGATCAACGGTGAAAAGGTCGTCATAGAGAGCAGTTACAAACCGCCTGCGGATGTCGATGAGCGCAAGACAAAATCCAACGACATGGTGGCAAAAACAATGAAAACGTTGTGGCATTGTTTCAACAACAGAAATAAAAAATATATGCACGCCAAGGGATGCACCGTTTCGGTCGGGGATCACGTCCACTATTTATCGGCGATTGGCAAGATTCCCAATGTCAATTTTGACCCCAGCATGGCGGTAGGGCTCAATGGGGCTTATTGGAATATGCGGGCGCATCGCGCCGTCAATCGGCTGTTTTGACATTGACGGATGATTGCAAGATAAGATGATGGGCATCCAGCGGGCAAATCGATCGGGTTTGTCTAAAAAAACAACGAAATCACGAAAAGCGTATGCCAATATTCGTGATTTCGTGATGGAAGGGCTGTTAAAGCTTCTTGAGCAGCTGATTGGCCGTGGTCAGCATAGGATCCCAGGTTGGGCCGAAGGGCGGCGCGTAAGCCAGGTCCGTCTGGGCGAAGTCCGCGACCGTCATGCGGTTGTACAAGGCAACGGCCACGGCGTTGATGCGGTGGGCCACCCCTTCTTTTCCCACCATCTGCGTACCCAGCAGCCGTCCGGATTGTTTGTCTGCAAGCATGTGGGTGGTTATGGTGCAGGACCCCGGATGGGCATGGGCGCGTGAGCGGGCGCGGATGACCGCCCCCACGGGATCGAAGCCGGATGCTGCGGCTTCGTCCGGAGTCAGGCCTGTCCGGGCGACCTGGAGGTCAAACACCTTGAATACCGCCGTTCCGGCGATGCCCGGGAGTTCGACGGCCTTGCCGCAGACGTTGTCGGCCACGGCCCATCCGGCGCGGTTGGCGCGAAGGGCCAATGGGACCCACACCCTCTCGTTGTTGACGACGTTGTAGGCATCGGCGCAGTCGCCGGCGGCGTAGATGTGTTCGTCGGACGTCCGCATGGCCCTGTCCACGGTGATGGCGCCTTTGGGCCCGGTGGCCAACCCCGCGGCAACGGCGATGCCGCTGTTGGGCGTGATGCCGATAGCTATGAGCACGAGGTCCGCCTCGAGCGTTTGACCGGCGCAATGCACGGCGAGGCGTTTGTCGACAGACTCTATCCGTTCGACGGCATGCCCGGCATATAGGCCCACCCGGTTGTCTTCCAGCTCCTTTTTGACGGTATCGGACAGTTCCGTTGCCATCCACGGCAAAAGAACCGGTCCGGGTTTGACCATGTCCACGTCGATGGAGCGGCTGCGCAGGGCTTCGGCCATTTCCAGCCCCACATACCCCATGCCGACGATTACGGCCCTTTTTACCGGATGGGCGGCGAGGTATTTTTTTATCCTCCGGCCGTCCCCCAGGCTTTTTAGGGCCGTGACGCCCGGCAGGCCGATTCCGGGGATGTCGGGCAGGACGGGCGAGCCGCCGGTGGCGATCAGCAGTTTGTCATACGAAAACCGGAACGCCTCGCCCGAAGCAGTGCGGCCGGCAACGGTTTTGCGGCCGGCGTCGATGGCTTCCACGCGATGCCCCGTCAAGAGGTCGATACCCTGCTTGTCCCTGAATACCTGGGCTTTGCGTACAACGAGCTCATCGATCTCCCGGTCGGCTTCGGCAATGTTGTAGGGCATGCCGCAGGCGCTGTAGGAGACGTCGTCGGTCTGTTCCAGAACCGTGACGTCCATGTCCGGTTGATGCCGCTTGGCGCGGCTGGCCGCGCTCATGCCGGCGGCATCTCCCCCGATAATGACGAATTTCATATTTCACCAATTTTCATAGCTACTAATGCGAAACCGCCGGGAAAAACATTGAACGGAGAACTTTTTCCCGACGGATTTGGAAAAAGACAGGCTTTCTACCGTTGAGAAAGCGACTACTCGGAAGTACTTTTAAGCTTGCTGCCGCCGAAATAGTAGTGGATGCCGGCCGAGATGGCCGTATCGCCCGCGGTGTTGAAAGAGGAGTTGTCCCGGTAATCGGAGAATACGAGGCCGATTTCCGTGGAAAATCCGAGATTGGGCAGCCCGCTGAAAAAGTATTCGACGCCGACGCCCCCGCTGAGCCACCAGCCGGTGTCGTCGTCCCCCTTGTCCGGGTTTACATGGCTTATGCCTATACCGCCGATGCCGGCAACGTACATGTTCTTTTCGTCAATCAGTTTGTACAGCACCTTCCCGCCGAGGTCGACTTCATCGACGTCGTCACTGAAGGTGAAGCCGAAGATGCCCTGAAAACCGAGATCGTTGTTGAGCCAGTATTTGGCGGAAATCGAATCCATCCCTCCTTCGCTCAGCTGGGAGTTGAACCCGACACCGACCTGACCCTTGAGGTCCTTGGCGCAAACCGTTCCGGCGGCAAGCGGTGTACAGATGCAGATAATGGCTAACAATTTGAAAATTTTCATCTTACCTCCTTTGGCATTGGAAACTGACAGACGATGTGGTAGCGGACACCAAGTTACAATAAAACCCGGCCCGTTGCAAATGATGATTCTTTCCGGTGCGCAAATTTCCTACTGGACCGGGCCTTTTCCGCCGGTTCCGAAAAAAGCACGACCCGGTCTGTTGCCATGACCGGGTCATCCTTTTTTCTAAAAATTCATCTGCTTGTTCGTTGCGGTTTACACCTCCGGCCGGGGCAGCACCTTGGCCTGTTCGGCGATCTCGGGGACCTTGTGTTCCCACTCGATGGCCATCAGGTGTACGCCGTGAACCCCCTTCATTTCCTTGAACTCCTCGATCTGCTCGCAGGCCATTTTGATGCCCTCGGCGGCGACCTTGCCCTTTCCGGCCCCCTGCAGCCTTTTTATGACCTCGTCGGGCACATCCATGCCCGGCACCTTGTTTTTCATGTACTTGGCCATACCCACGCTCTTCATGGGCGTGACGCCCGCGAGAATATAAACCTTTTCAGTCAGGCCCATGTCGTTGGCCTGCTGAACCCATTTACGAAATTTATCCATGTTGTAGATGCACTGGGTCTGAATGAAATCGACGCCGGCAGCGATCTTTTTCGCCAGCCGATGAACGCGCCATTCGAACGGGTCGGCAAACGGATTGGCGGCGGCACCGATGAACATTTTAGGTGCGCCCACCAGTTCGGCGCCGCTCAGGAACAACCCCTCGTCGCGCATCTTTTTCACCATGCCGATCAGCTGAATGGAATCGATGTCGAAGACGCCCTTGGAATCGGGGTGGTCCCCGAACTTCTGGTGGTCACCCGAGAGGCAGAGCATGTTTTTGATGCCCAACGCCGTGGCACCCAGGATGTCGGCCTGCATGGCAAGGCGGTTCCGGTCCCGGCAGACCATCTGAAAATTGGGTTCCAACCCTTCTTTCAGGATCAAAAGGCTGGCGGCCCAGCTGGACATTCGCACCATGGCGGTCTGGTTGTCGGTGATGTTAACCGCATCCACCACGCCTTTGAGGTGTTTGGCTTTTTCGACAACCTCCTCGACGGCATTGCCCCGGGGGGGACCCAATTCACCCGTAAAAGCAAAGTGGCCGGCTCGCAGAACTTTTTCCAGGTTACTGCCTGATTTAAATCCATTTCCCTCTGTGCTCATCTGTATCACCTTATTTCCCGAAATTGGTTGTTGGCGGGAACACCGCTATTTTTCAGCGACTTTTTCCGGTTTTTTGTACCCCGGCTGAATCAGCGTGCGCGGAACCTGGTCATGCCAGCCCACCGGATTTTTTATTTTCAGAATGTTGTCCAACCGATCCTGGGCGGACAGTCGTTCGTATATTTTGAACCAGGCACAGGGCTGCTCATCGTCAATTTCACAGCTGCCGTTGTTGGTTCCACCGCAGGGCCCGTTGTAAAGGCCCTTGGCGCACATGGTGACCGGGCAGATGCCGCCGGTGAGGCCCAGCACACATTCGCCGCAGGAGCGGCAACGCTCCTCATACCACCCCACGGCCAGATTAGCCGACATGCCCGTGGTGTCGACCGCCGGATAAACCGGGATTTCCGGGAAGCGTTCGGCCAGAAACTGGATGCCCACTCCGCAGGCCATGGACAATATGGCTTCGTAGTCCTTCACCAGGTCGTCCAGCCCTTCGAGGTATTCCACGTCGCATTGGCGCTCGATGGTAATCGTGCCGGTTTCCAGGGGGTTGTCGTCCAGCTTCCGGGCCATGTCCAGCTCGGTGTTGAGAATGTCGACCTCCTTTTCACCGCCGGCCAGACAGACCGCCACACAGGTGCCGCACCCGGCCACCAGGACCTTCTTGCAGTCCTTGATATATTCTTTGATTTCGTCAAAGGGTTTTCTTTTGGCAACTATCATTTTCCCTCCTAATCTGTCATCCTCGCCGGCCCGGGGCACCGGACAAGCAGTTGTCGCGGATGTCCGGCTCGAGGAAGACGATTACCTACATTTCCGATTCAGGATGAAAGACGTCCACATCTTTGAGGTCATCGCCCAGGTAGGCCCTTTCATTGGGCCCTAGCACACCCAGAGACAGGCAGATCAGGGTCCACAAATGAACCGTCTGCCACACGTGGTCGCGCTGCTCGGCCAAATCGTGGATCTGCGCGTGACAGTTGTGGCAGGGGGTGATGCAGTAATCCGCCTCGGTCGCCAGGATCTGGTCGGCCTTGCATTTGCCGTAGGCGCGGCGTTCGTCCGGAAATCCGGACTGCAGGAAGCCGCCGCCCCCGCCACAGCAGAAGTTGTTGGACCGGTTGGGGGTCATGTCGATGAAGTTCTCTTCGCCGACGACCGCCTTGACCACGTAGCGCAGGTCTTCGGCCACGGGATCGCCGAACGATTTCCTGACCAGCTGGCAGGGGTCCTGTACGGTGAAGGTTACGTGGCGCTCCCTGTTCCAGTCGGAGCTGACCTTGAGCTTGCCCTCCCGGATCCACTGGGCATAATATTGGATGATGCTTTTGATTTCGAAATTGGGTTCGAGTTTGAATTTCTTCAGTCCGGCCCGGACTGCAAAGAGTTCGTGCCCTCATTCCGTATTGAGCCAGACCTTGCACCCCAGGTCTTCGACGGCTTTCTTTTTCACCTCCACGATGTGTTTCCAGCTATCGTTGTCGGCCAGGAACATGCA encodes:
- a CDS encoding DUF362 domain-containing protein; the encoded protein is MGKKQKVLIMRCDTYDPDKIAGIVREGMEELDARPTGKILLKPNVVIAEPKRFPNAFTRKEFLDGTLAAVKAVAADAGEIAVGERSGITLPTRWTFKNAGYPEVLKKHGVKAHYFDEARQVPVEIDGPAALRKTLFVPKPVAEADFLINLPKFKAHPWCRLTLSLKNFIGIQDDRHRLVDHNLFLEHKIADLQSVIQPKFIAVDAIVAGQKMMLTPTPFDMGAIVMGTNSCAVDTVGCHMVHVNPEDLIHLKYTSERGFGPMHLDEIDVAGDFPLASVQEKTKNFEFCMEHIDSYFQDGGNLRCTVGAFPEKHSPDYCWGGCPGALQEAMHIFRAYYPDVTSRMQKVHYVVGRVEGPLDVKEDERVLFVGDCTSWEGKINGEKVVIESSYKPPADVDERKTKSNDMVAKTMKTLWHCFNNRNKKYMHAKGCTVSVGDHVHYLSAIGKIPNVNFDPSMAVGLNGAYWNMRAHRAVNRLF
- a CDS encoding FAD-dependent oxidoreductase, with amino-acid sequence MKFVIIGGDAAGMSAASRAKRHQPDMDVTVLEQTDDVSYSACGMPYNIAEADREIDELVVRKAQVFRDKQGIDLLTGHRVEAIDAGRKTVAGRTASGEAFRFSYDKLLIATGGSPVLPDIPGIGLPGVTALKSLGDGRRIKKYLAAHPVKRAVIVGMGYVGLEMAEALRSRSIDVDMVKPGPVLLPWMATELSDTVKKELEDNRVGLYAGHAVERIESVDKRLAVHCAGQTLEADLVLIAIGITPNSGIAVAAGLATGPKGAITVDRAMRTSDEHIYAAGDCADAYNVVNNERVWVPLALRANRAGWAVADNVCGKAVELPGIAGTAVFKVFDLQVARTGLTPDEAAASGFDPVGAVIRARSRAHAHPGSCTITTHMLADKQSGRLLGTQMVGKEGVAHRINAVAVALYNRMTVADFAQTDLAYAPPFGPTWDPMLTTANQLLKKL
- a CDS encoding methylenetetrahydrofolate reductase, translating into MSTEGNGFKSGSNLEKVLRAGHFAFTGELGPPRGNAVEEVVEKAKHLKGVVDAVNITDNQTAMVRMSSWAASLLILKEGLEPNFQMVCRDRNRLAMQADILGATALGIKNMLCLSGDHQKFGDHPDSKGVFDIDSIQLIGMVKKMRDEGLFLSGAELVGAPKMFIGAAANPFADPFEWRVHRLAKKIAAGVDFIQTQCIYNMDKFRKWVQQANDMGLTEKVYILAGVTPMKSVGMAKYMKNKVPGMDVPDEVIKRLQGAGKGKVAAEGIKMACEQIEEFKEMKGVHGVHLMAIEWEHKVPEIAEQAKVLPRPEV
- a CDS encoding methylenetetrahydrofolate reductase C-terminal domain-containing protein — its product is MIVAKRKPFDEIKEYIKDCKKVLVAGCGTCVAVCLAGGEKEVDILNTELDMARKLDDNPLETGTITIERQCDVEYLEGLDDLVKDYEAILSMACGVGIQFLAERFPEIPVYPAVDTTGMSANLAVGWYEERCRSCGECVLGLTGGICPVTMCAKGLYNGPCGGTNNGSCEIDDEQPCAWFKIYERLSAQDRLDNILKIKNPVGWHDQVPRTLIQPGYKKPEKVAEK
- a CDS encoding (Fe-S)-binding protein → MAEKAIKLGGKKKSLFIDKVKELLPEGGNLNLCLTCGACSSGCPATGLGGMDPRKFLRMAALGMDEEIKNTDWIWWCSMCQRCIYVCPMKIDIPQLVFNARSLVPRDERPKGILGSCDMALRNDTCSAMGATEEDFQFVVEDVLEEYQEAQPEFAEMQAPVNKEGAEFFLNQNSREPVTEPDEMVPLWKILHLVGADWTYGTKGWAAENYCMFLADNDSWKHIVEVKKKAVEDLGCKVWLNTEUGHELFAVRAGLKKFKLEPNFEIKSIIQYYAQWIREGKLKVSSDWNRERHVTFTVQDPCQLVRKSFGDPVAEDLRYVVKAVVGEENFIDMTPNRSNNFCCGGGGGFLQSGFPDERRAYGKCKADQILATEADYCITPCHNCHAQIHDLAEQRDHVWQTVHLWTLICLSLGVLGPNERAYLGDDLKDVDVFHPESEM